Part of the Yersinia hibernica genome, ATGCTAACGTCGCCGCCTCATTTTTTGGTGCAAAATTTCAGCGCAGCATTGAAGAGTTGTTAGTTGCCCCGGTACCCACCCATATCGTGATTGTGGGCTATGTCGGGGGCGGAGTGGCCCGCGGGATCTGTGTCGGTATTCTGGTGACGATTATTTCACTGTTCTTTGTGCCGCTGCATGTCCACTCTTGGTCAATGATTGCGCTGACATTAATGTTGACGGCAATTCTATTCTCTCTCGGCGGCTTGTTGAATGCTGTTTTTGCCAAGACATTTGATGATATCAGTCTCGTGCCGACCTTTGTGCTGACGCCATTAACCTATCTGGGCGGGGTGTTTTATTCATTAGCCTTATTGCCCCCATTCTGGCAAGCCGTCTCTAAGCTTAACCCTATCGTGTACATGATAAGTGGCTTCCGCTACGGTTTCCTTGGCATTACTGATGTGCCGCTGGTATTCACCATTGGTGTATTAGTGGTATTTATCGCGGTATTTTATGCTTGGGCGTGGTATTTGATTGAGCGTGGTCGCGGCCTGCGCACATAATCCCCTGCGGCTTTGACGTTGCAGCCGTGCTGCGATATTTGCACCTGCAACGTCGATAAGTTTGGAGAGAATCTCAGGTATTGCTCGTTAATTATTAGTGAGTTAATTGTTGTTAATGCTGGAATTTAATCGTAATAAATAATGTCCCTGTCTAATATCATCTTTCTCAACTTCGTGTGTCTCGTGCTATGCTGACGCACCAGATTTTTTCCCTTTTAATTCAGCGCCAAATGCGAATAAGTAGAACGATAATGTGGCATAAAAACAGAATAGCTATTGGGATGCTACTCGGTATTGTCATGTCGGTAATGATGCCGGCAACCCATGCAGACCTTCTGCCAGATGAAGCAGTTCTGACCCCTAAATATATGGTTACAGATCGCGACAGCGAAATGTATTCGTTGGTAGGCGAGCAGGTCATTCCTGTCGGTGAGATTAAAGAAGAC contains:
- a CDS encoding ABC transporter permease; translated protein: MTRLYWIALQSIWIKEITRFARIWIQTLVPPVITMSLYFVIFGNLIGSRIGDMGGFDYMQFIVPGLIMMAVITNSYANVAASFFGAKFQRSIEELLVAPVPTHIVIVGYVGGGVARGICVGILVTIISLFFVPLHVHSWSMIALTLMLTAILFSLGGLLNAVFAKTFDDISLVPTFVLTPLTYLGGVFYSLALLPPFWQAVSKLNPIVYMISGFRYGFLGITDVPLVFTIGVLVVFIAVFYAWAWYLIERGRGLRT